The Gopherus flavomarginatus isolate rGopFla2 chromosome 18, rGopFla2.mat.asm, whole genome shotgun sequence genome segment ctgggcgCGGACGTGGGCCTCCACCAGGTGGCTGCGTCGCAGGTTGGCCACGCGCCACATGAGGCAGAGCTTCCCGTCCCGCAGGGCCACCACGGCGCAGCGACTGAAGAGCAGCGTCTGGTTGCGCTTCTTGGGCTTGGCCATCTTGGCCATGATGGCCCCCAGCAGGAAGGCGTCCAGCAGGCAGCCGGCCACGCACTGCAGCACCACGGCCAGCACGGCGGCCGGGCACTCCTCGGTCACGCTGCGCGAGCCGTAGCCGATGGAGGTCTGGGTCTCCAGCGAGAGCAGGAAGGCGCCCAGCAGGCCGGTGACCTGGGTGAAGCAGGGCGGGCGCGGGGTGGGCGCGGGGCCCAGGTCGCCGTGCAGGGCGGCCACCAGCCAGAAGGCCAGGCCGAAGAGCAGCCAGGAGAGCACGAAGGCCAGGGAGAAGAGCAGGGCCAGCCAGCGCCAGCGGGCGTCCACGCAGGTGGTGAACAGGTCGCCCAGGTACCGCTGGCTTTTCTCGCCCAGGTTGACGAACTCCACGTTGCAGTGCCCGTCCTTCTTCACGAAGCGGCTGCGGCGGGGGGGCcccccgtcctcctcctcctcgtcccgCAGCGGCTCTGGCCCCATGGCCCGGGACACCCCCGGCACGCAGCCTCGGCGGGCGTGGGGCGGTCAGCGGGAGACGGCAGCCTGGGACAGCCCCGGGGCCCTGCCCAGcctgcagagggggcagggagacaAAGGGGCAGCGTTGAGGAGAGGGGGTTGTGGggctctgcgggggggggggatggcaGGTGGCCAGGGCAGGGATGTGGCATGGGGTAGGGTGTCCTGCTCTCCCGGATCAGCCCCTCGGGTCCATCTACCCCTGTATCCTGGCCACTCCGTGCCCCCCTGGATCAGCCCCACCCGGCCCGtctaccctggtatcctgcccccctccctgcccccttgaaTCTGACCCACGagcccatctaccccagtatcctggcCACTCCTGCCCCCTGGATCAGCCCCACTGGCCCGTCTACCCCGGTATCCTGGCCGCTCCTGCCCCCTGGATCAGCCCCTTGGGTCCATCTTCCCCTGTATCCTGGCCACTCCGTGCCCCCCTGGATCAGCCCCACCCGGCCCGtctaccctggtatcctgcccccctccctgcccccttgaaTCTGACCCACGAGCCCATCTACCTCAGTATCCTGGCCACTCTGTGCCCCCTGAATCAGCCCCACGGGCTCATCTACCTCAGTATCCCGCCCTTCCCTTAGAGGGAATCACCAGACAGAATCGGGGAGGGAGGCGTGAGATGCAGGGGTTAAACAGCAGTTTGTGGGTGCACAGAATAGTCCCGTGGAGTTCTGGGAGCTCTGGAGGGAAAGAGACCCCGGAAAAGGGAGGCATTTTGAgagacaccccctgccccaggaccccACGTTCAGGTCTGGCTTCCTAGGGAGTCTCTTCCTCCAAAAGGCAAATTAATACCCCTCCACGAAGCAGGGTCACAGTTCAGTATCCTGTTCCCATTCTCCACAAGGAGAAACCGAGGCAGGGATTTGCTCAACACCGTACAGCAAGGGAACCAGAAatggaacccagaagtcctggctcccagcatccgcccacaactgccctaacccctcagccccactcccctctccaAGCCAGAGGTCAGGGCCAGGCTATGACTCTACAACGATAATTTGGCAGGGAAGAGGGGTGGATacatgtctagagctgcccccgCACACCCACTACAGGGACCTGGGATTGCCCTCAGCCGTCCCCCTCTGCAGCTGCCACTAGcctccccgtcccccccccccccaccagcagttTATGTTGCTCTGTGCggccagagtgtgtgtgtgtgtgtgtgtgtgtgtgtgtgtggggaggtgtagGATTGTAAGTGGCATTTCATGACAAAGTCAATATCTAATCTCTGGTGAGGGATCCAGCCCTCGCCAGCCCCCTCCTCCAGTCAGTCAATCCCCTGCCCTGGTGTCAGCacccccctagaggggaaaggtctagtgcccaattccctgccccctgagccagccagtccccccccccggggccggtacccccataagaacataagaacggccgcactgggtcagaccaaaggtccgtctagcccagtgtcctgtctagcccaatggccaatgccaggtgccccagagggaatgaacagaacagggaatcatccagtgatccatcccctgtcgcccattcccagcttctggcaaacagaggtagggacaccatccctgcccagcctggctaatagccatcgacggacctgtcctccaggaacttatctagctcctttttgaaccctgctatagtcttggccttcagaacatcctccggcagtgagttccacaggttgacggtgCATCGCGTGAagcagaacttccttttgtttgttttaaacctgctgcccattaatttcatttggtgacccctagttcttgtgttatgggaacaagtaaataacttttccttattcactttcttcacatcactcatgattttatagacctccatcatatccccccttagtcgcctcttttccaagctgaaaagtccccgtTTAATTCATCTCTCtgcatatggaagccgttccagacCTCTAcgcgtttttgttgcccttttctgaaccttctccagttcttatctatccctttcttgatgtgTCCCAGCCTCCTGTTCGCTTCTctggctgccgctgcacattgcgtggatgttttcagagaactctccacgatgaccccaagatctctctGGAGCGGGATCAGCTGATTTAAGACCCATCACtgtatatgtatagctgggatgatgttttccaatgtgcactgatcaacattgaatttcatccgccactttcttgcccagtcacccactttTGAGCGATcccttcgcagtctgcctgggacttaactgtcttgagtagttttgtatcatctgcagattttgccacctccctgtttccCCCTTTTTCCATGGGGTCCCCTGTCTCATTCCCCACCCCTCTGAGCCCCAGCTGGTCCCCTCCTTGGCCCCCACATCGAGTTTAATCTGGCTAAGCTTCCTCCCCCCGCGTCACAGTCTGTCGCTCCCCCGTCCCCCAGCTCCCAGGCCAGGGCTGAGCACCTgattggtgggggggaggcaggatggATGGAGCAGGGGGCCAGGCTaggtcccccctccccactgcaggaGCTTGTTCCTTGAAGCAACGGCTCTGACCGGCCACCCCGAGTGACGGAGGCTGGGAACTTCCCCCCGGCCAGCCCAGATATGATGGGTGAGCTAGAGGGGAGCCCTGAGACTGGCACAGCTGAGGAAAGGGGGGGGTCACAGAGCCACTGGCGTGGGGAGGGGGGACCCTGGTGTGTGAGAAGAGGAGCTATCTGCAagttggggggctgggaatggggagcacCAGGCTCACGGGCCCATCTACCTGGTAccccgccccccctcccagccccttggGATCAGCCCCTTGTCCCATCtaccctggtactccacctcccaggGACCATTCTGGGATCCTTGCCACTGGGGCTGCTCCCTGTCTCGTCCCCGCCGGGCCCCATAACCCCCGCAGTGCTGGGGAATTGGTTACGTGAGCGGTGCCCAGATAAGCCAGgcaagccccctgccccccatagtGAAGGGGAACCCCCCACGGTGCCTGCCGGTCTGAGCTAGAgggaccccttccctgccccacacatGGTGGCTGCTGAGACTGAGGGGCTGGGCAAGGAGCAGCCGGCACCGCCatgccccctcacagccccccgcCGCCCCTCTCTCATTCAGCCAGTGCCCCCCAGAACTGCCACGGGGGGCACCTCCCCCGGCTCTGTCCTTGAGCTGCCGACTGAAGGACATTGAGCTAAACCAGGCCAGTCACTGCCAGATCTGAGAGACGCTGCCTGGGGCAGTGGTGGTCGGGGGGCTGCCCCTGGGTCACGccaagggctggggggcaggcaagGGAGGGAGGCCTCAGACCACTGCCCCATCttgaggctgggggcagcagcttTTTGGGGGCAACCCTAAATCGGGGGTTGTACCCGCTGCCCTTGCCCCCCCTGCTGGCACCCCATTGGCCTCCTGTTTCCTTGCCCCTCCAGGGATCCCTCCGATTGCCCCCCAACTCCTAGCCTGCCCAGTggatccctcctcccccctccatccccaatGGCTCCCAATCCCTGGCCCCTCATTGTCCATCCACCCCACAAcctcatccatccatctccacacacccccatccatccatctccatccaccCCTCAGCCATCCCTCTCCAtccacccccatccatccatctccttacACACCCCCTCAGCCATCTATCTTCACCCCCTCAgccatctatctccatccacccctcAGCCATCTATCTCCATCTCCACACAcccctcatccatccatccatccatctccatactCCTCTGTCTAGATAGCTATAGATGcaccgtccatccatccatccattcatcccccACGTCTCCTGTACccagccatccccacacaccTCATCCATAGATCCATCCACCCTCCCACACACCTCTCTAGCTCTCCACCCAGCCCTGATCCATCCATCCTCTCACACCTCATCTGTCCATCCattccccacacccctccctctatccatccatccccacaaccCCTCTAGCTCTCTAtcccaccctccccacacacctcatCCATAGATCCAtccaccctccccacacacctcttTAGCTCTCCACCCAGCCTTCCCCCAGACCTGATCCAGCCATTCTCCCACAcctcatctgtccatccatcccacacacccctccctctatccatccatccccacacctcatctgtccatccatccccccacaccgcTCCCTCtagccatccatccccacatctCTTCTGTCCgtccagccccccacacccctccctctatCCATCCTCCCACATCTcatctgtctatccatcccccacactcctccctctagccatccatccccacacacccctctagccatccatccccacacacctcaTTCATAGATCCATCGActctccccacacacctctctaggtctccatccatccttcccccagccctgatccatccttccctccacacacttcatctgtccatccattccccacacccttccctctatccatccatccccacacacccctctagccatccatccccacacacctcaTTCATAGATCCATCTActctccccacacacctctctaggtctccatccatccttcccccagccctgatccatccatccctccacacacctcatctgtccatccatttcccacacccctccctctatTCATCCATCCCCACAACCCCTCTAGCTCTCTAtcccaccctccccacacacctcatCTATAGATCCATCCAtcctccccacacacctctctagctctccatccatccttcccccagccctgatccatccatccctccacacacctcatctgtccatccattccccacacccttccctctatccatccatccccacacccctCTAGCTCTCTAgcccaccctccccacacacctcatCCATAGATCCAtccaccctccccacacaccc includes the following:
- the KCNJ14 gene encoding ATP-sensitive inward rectifier potassium channel 14 — translated: MGPEPLRDEEEEDGGPPRRSRFVKKDGHCNVEFVNLGEKSQRYLGDLFTTCVDARWRWLALLFSLAFVLSWLLFGLAFWLVAALHGDLGPAPTPRPPCFTQVTGLLGAFLLSLETQTSIGYGSRSVTEECPAAVLAVVLQCVAGCLLDAFLLGAIMAKMAKPKKRNQTLLFSRCAVVALRDGKLCLMWRVANLRRSHLVEAHVRAQLLQPRVTPEGEFLPLDQRDVDVGFDSGTDRLFLVSPLTVVHEIDDTSPFYGLGPAQLARADFELVAILEGMVEATAMTTQCRTSYLPGELRWGHRFAPVLARCRRGRYRVDFHHFHRTYPVPGTPRCSARELGQQHPSAPRACFCYVNELALREQEQEEEEDGATGGLGATET